One part of the Sorangiineae bacterium MSr11954 genome encodes these proteins:
- a CDS encoding [LysW]-aminoadipate kinase, translating to MIDNRNLIVVKCGTGGVSHEAVADDIAALRRAQRSVVLVHGGADDIDELASRLGVEQRRMVAPDGVSSRYTDDATLDVMVLALAGRAKPRFVTALAARGVAAVGLTGLDAGLLAATRKRAHRAVVDGRTVIVRDDHSGRITRVNASLLHMLLAAGLVPVISPPAVAEDHRPVNVDADRVAAAIATALGAAHLVMLTASPGVLEDVEDESTRMARLTLGAEAEPASDGAPRVSGGMGLKLVAARAALLGEVPEVTIADGRVATPVLKALTGEGTRVFLSRSEEVA from the coding sequence ATGATTGATAATCGCAATCTCATCGTCGTCAAATGCGGAACGGGTGGGGTGAGCCACGAGGCGGTGGCCGACGACATCGCCGCGCTCCGGCGCGCGCAGCGCTCGGTCGTGCTCGTGCACGGCGGCGCCGATGACATCGACGAGCTGGCGAGCCGCCTGGGGGTGGAGCAGCGGCGCATGGTCGCTCCGGACGGCGTCAGCAGCCGATACACGGACGACGCCACCTTGGACGTGATGGTGCTCGCGCTCGCCGGGCGCGCCAAGCCGCGCTTCGTCACCGCGCTCGCGGCGCGCGGGGTGGCGGCCGTGGGGCTCACCGGTTTGGACGCAGGGCTGCTCGCCGCCACCCGCAAGCGCGCCCACCGCGCCGTGGTCGACGGCCGCACCGTGATCGTGCGCGACGATCACAGCGGGCGGATCACCCGGGTCAATGCGTCGCTGCTGCACATGCTGCTGGCCGCGGGGCTGGTCCCGGTGATCTCGCCGCCCGCGGTGGCCGAAGATCACCGCCCCGTGAACGTGGACGCCGATCGCGTGGCCGCGGCCATCGCGACCGCGCTCGGCGCGGCGCACTTGGTGATGCTCACCGCCTCGCCCGGTGTTCTCGAGGACGTCGAGGACGAGAGCACCAGGATGGCGCGGCTGACCCTGGGCGCAGAGGCGGAGCCGGCGTCGGATGGCGCGCCGAGGGTATCGGGCGGCATGGGGCTCAAGCTCGTCGCGGCGCGCGCGGCGCTTCTCGGCGAGGTGCCGGAGGTGACCATCGCCGATGGCCGCGTGGCGACGCCGGTCCTGAAGGCGCTCACGGGGGAAGGTACCCGCGTCTTTTTGTCGCGCAGCGAGGAGGTCGCGTGA
- the argC gene encoding N-acetyl-gamma-glutamyl-phosphate reductase — MLTAVVVGAAGYVGGEVLRLLLGHPNVTVRAALSRTFAGHRVDGVHPNLRGATNLIFAPSDDIPASDVLFLATEHGRSAELLSRSPHIAQSAAIVIDLSADFRLTDEALHQGYYPKAQRPLEWATTFVPGWPERHREALRTANRISVPGCMAMAGMLALHPLAAADILEPDVIVDAKTGSSGSGATALEQNLHAERSGAMRVFAPHGHRHEAEMAQSTGLRVHMTATGVEAVRGVQVLCHARSREPIEARTLYRIYREAYGNEPFVRVVAQRQGRYRLPEPKILLGSNYCDVGFALDPEGHRLTLIAALDNLMKGGAGNGIQCLNVRMGWSERLGLEFQGLHP; from the coding sequence ATGCTGACGGCCGTCGTGGTGGGCGCGGCCGGGTACGTGGGCGGCGAGGTGCTGCGTTTGCTGCTCGGTCACCCGAATGTCACCGTGCGCGCGGCCCTCTCGCGCACCTTCGCGGGGCACCGCGTCGACGGGGTGCACCCCAACCTCCGCGGCGCGACCAACCTGATATTTGCGCCCTCCGACGACATTCCGGCCTCCGACGTGCTTTTTCTGGCCACGGAGCATGGGCGCTCCGCGGAGCTTCTGTCTCGGTCGCCGCACATCGCGCAAAGCGCCGCGATCGTCATCGATTTGAGCGCCGATTTCCGGCTCACGGACGAGGCGCTGCACCAAGGTTATTACCCGAAAGCGCAAAGGCCCCTCGAATGGGCGACCACCTTCGTACCGGGTTGGCCCGAGCGCCATCGCGAGGCGCTGCGGACGGCGAATCGCATCAGCGTGCCGGGGTGCATGGCCATGGCGGGCATGTTGGCGCTGCACCCGCTGGCCGCCGCGGACATCCTGGAGCCCGACGTCATCGTCGACGCCAAGACCGGCTCCAGCGGCTCCGGCGCCACGGCGCTCGAGCAGAACCTCCACGCCGAGCGGAGCGGCGCCATGCGCGTCTTCGCGCCACACGGTCACCGCCACGAGGCGGAGATGGCGCAGAGCACGGGCCTTCGTGTGCATATGACCGCGACCGGGGTGGAGGCCGTGCGCGGCGTGCAAGTGCTCTGTCACGCCCGATCGCGCGAGCCCATCGAGGCGCGCACCCTTTATCGGATTTACCGCGAGGCCTACGGGAATGAACCGTTCGTGCGCGTGGTTGCGCAGCGGCAAGGCCGTTATCGTCTGCCCGAGCCCAAGATTTTGCTCGGCTCGAACTACTGCGATGTCGGGTTCGCGTTGGATCCGGAAGGCCATCGATTGACGTTGATCGCTGCCCTCGACAACCTCATGAAGGGCGGCGCCGGAAATGGCATTCAATGCCTCAACGTTCGAATGGGATGGTCCGAGCGGCTGGGGCTCGAATTCCAGGGGCTTCATCCGTAA
- a CDS encoding M20/M25/M40 family metallo-hydrolase, which yields MEHASEVELLRCMLEIASPSGGEAELSAYLTRYARANGVSARQDEVGNFLATVGTGVGPTIVLMSHLDTSGRPLPARISHGLVFGRGAVDAKGPLGAMVSAALRLRDFPGTLVVAGVVEEETAESRGANHLVRTMPAPDAVIVGEPSGASTVVLGYKGQVALEYEVHKPATHPTNPREKAAEAAAGFWAAVRARFEARETPAFRETTMTLSRFEGDATDATLAIDCRIGPGCDTAALVDELRMLAQGAALRVRHRIPAVQVDRHDPVVRALTAAIRAHGGRPQHKLKTATSDMNTVAPHWRIPMATYGPGDSTLDHSDDEHIAVGEYRSGIEVLTAAIRQLAAELGARQDRTPDGRTPELGTAP from the coding sequence ATGGAGCACGCATCCGAGGTGGAGCTCCTGCGGTGCATGTTGGAGATCGCGTCGCCATCTGGCGGCGAGGCGGAGTTGAGCGCGTACCTCACGCGCTATGCGCGCGCAAACGGTGTATCGGCGCGGCAGGACGAAGTCGGTAATTTTTTGGCGACCGTGGGGACCGGCGTGGGGCCGACGATCGTCTTGATGAGTCATCTCGATACCTCCGGAAGGCCGCTGCCGGCGCGCATCTCCCATGGGCTCGTGTTCGGGCGGGGGGCGGTGGACGCCAAAGGTCCTCTCGGCGCCATGGTGAGCGCGGCCCTGCGGCTGCGCGACTTCCCGGGGACGCTCGTGGTGGCGGGGGTGGTCGAGGAGGAGACCGCCGAGTCGCGCGGCGCCAATCATCTGGTGCGCACCATGCCCGCGCCGGACGCCGTGATCGTGGGGGAGCCCAGCGGCGCCTCGACCGTCGTCCTGGGCTACAAGGGGCAAGTCGCCCTCGAATACGAGGTGCACAAGCCGGCCACGCACCCGACCAACCCGCGCGAAAAGGCGGCCGAGGCGGCGGCGGGGTTCTGGGCCGCCGTGCGCGCGCGGTTCGAGGCCCGCGAGACACCTGCGTTTCGCGAGACGACCATGACGTTGTCGCGCTTCGAGGGCGATGCGACGGACGCCACCCTCGCCATCGACTGCCGCATCGGGCCGGGGTGCGACACCGCGGCCTTGGTGGACGAGCTGCGCATGCTCGCGCAGGGCGCGGCGCTGCGCGTGCGGCATCGGATCCCGGCCGTGCAGGTGGACCGCCACGATCCGGTGGTGAGGGCGTTGACGGCCGCGATCCGCGCGCACGGCGGGCGACCGCAGCACAAATTGAAGACGGCGACCTCCGATATGAACACCGTGGCGCCGCATTGGCGGATCCCGATGGCCACCTATGGGCCGGGCGACAGCACCTTGGACCATAGCGACGACGAGCACATCGCCGTGGGCGAATACCGCAGCGGCATCGAGGTGCTCACGGCGGCCATCCGCCAGCTCGCCGCCGAGCTCGGGGCGCGCCAGGATCGGACCCCCGACGGCCGGACACCCGAGCTCGGGACGGCGCCATGA